A single genomic interval of Ctenopharyngodon idella mitochondrion, complete genome harbors:
- the ND4L gene encoding NADH dehydrogenase subunit 4L, with amino-acid sequence MTPVHFSFSSAFILGLMGLAFHRTHLLSALLCLEGMMLSLFIALALWALQFESTSFSAAPMLLLAFSACEASTGLALLVATARTHGTDRLQNLNLLQC; translated from the coding sequence ATGACACCAGTACATTTTAGCTTTAGCTCAGCATTCATCTTAGGACTAATGGGATTAGCATTCCATCGCACCCATTTACTCTCCGCACTTCTCTGCTTGGAGGGAATAATACTATCCCTATTTATTGCATTAGCCCTATGGGCTTTACAGTTTGAATCAACAAGCTTCTCCGCAGCCCCAATATTGTTACTAGCTTTCTCCGCCTGCGAAGCAAGTACGGGCCTCGCACTCCTAGTAGCCACAGCCCGAACCCACGGAACCGACCGCCTACAAAACCTTAATCTCCTGCAATGTTAA